In Helianthus annuus cultivar XRQ/B chromosome 8, HanXRQr2.0-SUNRISE, whole genome shotgun sequence, a single genomic region encodes these proteins:
- the LOC110870685 gene encoding uncharacterized mitochondrial protein AtMg00810-like: MVDSSTGRYQCFSSWNLTETVYMYQPMGFHHRDYPDHVCLLKKSLYGLKQAPRAWYLRFTDFVISIGFIQGKCDNSLFTNHHGGDIAYLLIYVDDIILTTSSDALRVSLMSSLAAEFAMKYLGPLSYFLGINVTRTGDKMFLSQHSYALDIIARAGMQTCNPVATPVDTKPKRSTISSEPFDNPTLYRSLAGALQYLTFTRPDISYAVQQVCMQMHDPKIDHWNALKRIIRYIQGTSSFGLALSSCSDVSLRAYTDADWAGCPDTRRSTSGYCVYMGPNLLSWSSKRQSTISRSSAEAEYRAVANVVAEVCWLRNLLLELRRPLKTATLVYCDNISAIYLSGNPVQHQRTKHIELDIHFVREHVQRGNIRVLHTPTRFQIADIFTKGLPRILFDDFHSSLNIRPPLASTAGV, encoded by the coding sequence ATGGTCGATTCATCAACTGGACGTTACCAATGcttttcttcatggaaccttACAGAAACGGTATACATGTACCAACCTATGGGATTTCATCATAGGGACTACCCAGATCATGTATGTCTTCTCAAGAAATCATTATACGGTCTCAAGCAGGCACCTAGAGCATGGTACCTAAGGTTCACAGACTTCGTCATTTCCATTGGCTTTATTCAAGGTAAATGTGACAACTCTCTATTTACAAATCATCACGGGGGTGATATTGCATACTTACTTATTTATGTGGACGACATTATCCTAACCACCTCATCTGACGCTCTCCGCGTGTCTCTCATGTCCAGCCTCGCGGCTGAATTTGCTATGAAATATCTTGGACCTCTCAGTTACTTCTTGGGTATAAATGTCACTCGTACCGGTGACAAAATGTTTCTGTCTCAACACTCTTATGCTTTGGACATTATTGCTCGTGCAGGTATGCAAACCTGCAACCCCGTTGCCACTCCTGTTGACACAAAGCCCAAACGCAGTACCATCTCTAGCGAGCCCTTCGATAATCCTACGTTGTACAGAAGTTTGGCGGGTGCCCTTCAGTATCTCACCTTCACCAGACCTGACATCAGCTATGCAGTTCAACAGGTTTGTATGCAGATGCATGATCCGAAAATAGATCATTGGAATGCCCTCAAACGAATAATTCGATACATTCAGGGAACATCGAGTTTTGGCCTTGCACTTTCTTCTTGCTCAGATGTTTCACTACGGGCTTACACTGATGCTGACTGGGCTGGATGCCCCGATACACGTCGGTCCACCTCAGGTTACTGTGTTTACATGGGTCCCAATCTTTTGTCTTGGTCCTCTAAACGTCAGTCCACTATCTCCAGATCTAGTGCCGAAGCAGAATACCGTGCAGTAGCAAATGTCGTTGCAGAAGTCTGTTGGCTTCGGAATCTTCTCTTAGAGCTTCGCCGCCCGTTGAAAACGGCAACGCTCGTTTATTGTGACAACATTAGCGCCATCTATCTCTCAGGAAACCCAGTGCAGCATCAGCGTACCAAGCATATTGAGTTAGATATACACTTTGTTCGAGAACATGTTCAGCGGGGTAACATTCGAGTTCTTCATACTCCAACTCGGTTCCAAATTGCAGACATCTTCACTAAAGGCCTGCCAAGGATTTTGTTCGATGACTTTCATTCCAGTCTCAACATTCGGCCACCTCttgcttcgactgcgggggtgtaa
- the LOC110873871 gene encoding calmodulin-binding receptor-like cytoplasmic kinase 2, producing MNQTRRSPISPVIRSGSGSGQVWNQSSSSTSKSSTSKSSSASIYSLNKDQQPKKDASFFGFLARVLTCTGDIAAVDEDHHPPPTIQSFTHTSVESNKILYHSNSTISSKASEGPHGTGTDELSFQDICKATGNFSAANIIGEGGFGVVYKGTLKNGSVIAVKRAKKNNYDTGTPMEFKNEILTLSKIEHLNLVRYYGYIEHADERLILVEYVPNGNLREHIDGKRGNGLEIGERLDIMIDVAHAVTYLHAYTDQPIIHRDIKSSNILITDKLRAKVADFALARIKVEDDATHISTQVRGTAGYMDPEYISTYQLTDRSDVYSFGVVLVELVTGRLPIELHKPTNERFTTKWALQRLKGGEVVLAMDPKLRRNPASLMVIEKVLRLARQCLAPTKQPRPSMKKCAEILWKIRKDFHEHNDVMAAANHSVQVPEIDARKNRREFFGIEDDSSSNQRFQSA from the exons ATGAATCAAACACGAAGATCCCCCATATCTCCGGTGATTCGTTCCGGCTCCGGCTCCGGTCAAGTTTGGAATCAAAGTTCAAGCTCCACTTCTAAATCCTCCACTTCTAAATCAAGCTCTGCTTCTATATATTCCTTAAACAAGGATCAACAACCAAAGAAAGATGCCTCCTTTTTTGGTTTTTTAGCTAGGGTTTTGACCTGTACGGGTGATATTGCTGCTGTTGATGAAGATCATCATCCACCTCCTACAATTCAAT CTTTCACACATACTTCTGTAGAGAGCAACAAAATACTCTATCACTCGAATTCCACTATATCTTCTAAGGCATCTGAGGGGCCACATGGCACAGGCACAGATGAGTTATCTTTTCAAGATATTTGCAAAGCAACTGGAAATTTCTCCGCTGCAAATATAATTGGGGAAGGCGGATTTGGGGTCGTTTATAAGGGAACACTGAAGAATGGGTCCGTCATTGCCGTAAAGCGTGCGAAAAAG AACAATTATGACACAGGGACACCAATGGAGTTCAAAAACGAAATACTAACATTATCAAAGATCGAGCATCTAAATCTAGTTAGATACTATGGATATATAGAGCACGCAGATGAGCGTCTTATCCTGGTAGAATATGTTCCAAATGGAAATCTTCGTGAACATATAGATG GTAAACGTGGAAACGGGCTTGAAATCGGAGAACGTCTAGACATTATGATCGATGTAGCTCATGCAGTTACATATTTGCATGCATATACAG ATCAACCGATAATACACAGAGATATAAAATCATCGAACATACTGATTACGGATAAACTGCGCGCAAAAGTGGCTGATTTTGCGTTGGCGCGTATAAAAGTTGAAGATGACGCCACTCATATTTCGACTCAAGTCAGAGGAACTGCAGGCTACATGGATCCTGAATACATCAGTACATACCAACTTACTGATAGAAGCGATGTTTATTCATTTGGCGTTGTGCTTGTCGAACTTGTGACTGGAAGATTACCGATCGAGTTACACAAACCGACAAATGAGAGATTTACAACAAAATGG GCATTGCAAAGACTAAAAGGAGGGGAGGTTGTGCTGGCAATGGATCCAAAGCTAAGGAGGAACCCGGCATCACTGATGGTGATTGAAAAGGTTTTGAGACTAGCGAGACAATGTTTGGCCCCCACGAAGCAACCTAGACCGTCGATGAAGAAATGTGCAGAAATCTTGTGGAAGATTAGAAAAGATTTCCATGAGCATAATGATGTTATGGCGGCCGCAAACCATTCTGTACAGGTGCCAGAAATCGATGCTCGAAAGAATCGTCGTGAGTTTTTTGGTATTGAAGATGATAGCAGCAGCAACCAAAGGTTTCAATCCGCGTAA